Part of the Moorena sp. SIOASIH genome, TTTCTGGTCAAGCAGGTGATCAAGAAAATTTTAAGGCTGTATTATTGTTGACAGAAATAGAGCATCAAAAATGGTATAACAAGTTAGCTGATTTAGCTCAAAACAATAATCAGTATAGGGTAAGCCAGGGAAAAACTTGGATGTTCCACCGTACCCAGGAAGATTTATCCTTATATACCTGTAACTCCTTAGGGCAAGGAATGTTCTTAATTGCTGGTCGCCAAATTGTGACAGCGGAAAACCTGGAAGTATTAGCCTTGATCACTGACCAAAACCTTGAAGATGGTTTACCCTTAGACGTAACCATTAAAGCAATTCTGTCTGCCGAGGGAATCCCTATACTCCCCTGGGGAGTTGGTAAATGGATCGGACATCGGGGAAAACTATTACATAAGCTCTTGGAAGACAGGAATTTTCCCAAGCTTTTTCTAGGAGACAATGGTGGACGTCCTGTATTCTGGTCACGACCAGTTTTGTTCAAACAAGCAGAGAAAAAAGGATGGCGGATATTACCAGGAAGCGATCCACTTCCTTTGGCTTCTGAATCTTGTCGTCCTGGAAGTTTTGGATTTACTATCCAGGGTTCCTTGAGTAATGAAGAACCAGGAAAAGATATCAAGGAAATGCTACTCAATCCCCTGACACCTATTCAGGGGTATGGTTCTCTAGAAAACCCCTGGCGATTTATTCGTAACCAATTAGCAATTCGGTCTAGAAAAAATAGCAATTAAAAATAAACAAATGACTAAAGGAATTTAACAGTGGTTTCTACAGGTGATTTTCCCGAAACAGCCGATATCGAAACATCTTCTGATGATTATGCCTCCCGTTTTGCCGGGGAAATTGGGGCTTGGCTACTGAAAGTCCAGGAAGACGCAACCTTGAAAATGCTGACTCCTTATCCTAAAGCCACTATCCTTGATGTGGGAGGAGGACATGGTCAACTCACAGGGGCTCTGATTCAAAATGGTTATCAACTCACTGTGCTTGGTAGTGCGGATGTCTGTAAGGGGAGGATTCAGAATTTTATTGATGCTAATCTTTGTTCCTTCAAGGTGGGCAATGTTTTGGATCTACCTTACCCAGATGGAGCTTTTGATGTTGTGATCAGCTATCGATTCCTGGCTCATGTGACTCAATGGCAGTCTTTTTTAACTGAACTAAATCGAGTAGCAAAGCAAGCAGTAATCCTAGACTATCCTACAGTGAGGAGCGTAAATGCTATTGCCCCCTATCTATTTAAGTTCAAGAAAGGGTTGGAAGGAAATACACGAGAGTTTGTCTGTTATAAAGAACATGAGCTTCTAGAATTTTTAAAATCTCTTGGTCTGAGCAAAGCTGAGCGCTATCCTCAATTCTTTGTGCCTATGGTACTGCATCGCGCTTTAAAATCTCCATTACTGTCATCAGTTATGGAACAATTATTTAAATTATCAGCACTAACCTATGTATTTGGATCACCCGTGATTTTGAAGCTCACTAAAACCTGATGAGCATTCGCAAAATGAGCATTCGATAAAAAGGAAATACCCACACCAAACTAAAAATTGACGATCTTAAAGTAGATTGATTGGAGGAACACCGTGAGAATATTAGTAACAGGGGGCACAGGTTTTACAGGTAGCCATCTGACACGCCGCCTAATACAAAAAGGTCATGATCTTGTTGTCCTTGACAATAAACCAGGTCTGTTTTTTGATGAACTCAAGGAACTAGGAGCAGAAATTCA contains:
- a CDS encoding class I SAM-dependent methyltransferase translates to MVSTGDFPETADIETSSDDYASRFAGEIGAWLLKVQEDATLKMLTPYPKATILDVGGGHGQLTGALIQNGYQLTVLGSADVCKGRIQNFIDANLCSFKVGNVLDLPYPDGAFDVVISYRFLAHVTQWQSFLTELNRVAKQAVILDYPTVRSVNAIAPYLFKFKKGLEGNTREFVCYKEHELLEFLKSLGLSKAERYPQFFVPMVLHRALKSPLLSSVMEQLFKLSALTYVFGSPVILKLTKT